ATCCGCCCGCTGTTCTGCGAGGGCAAGGGCCCCTTCCGCTGGGCGGCGCTGAGCGGCGACCCGAAGGACATCGCGGCCACCGACAAGGCCGTGCTGGACCTGTTCCCGGACAACGACCACCTGCACCGCTGGATCCGCGCGGCCCAGGACCGGGTCGCGTTCCAGGGCATGCCGGCCCGGATCTGCTGGCTCGGCTACGGCGAGCGCGACAAGGCCGGCCTGAAGTTCAACGAGATGGTCGCCAGCGGCGAGGTCAAGGCCCCGATCGTGATCGGCCGCGACCACCTGGACTGCGGCAGCGTCGCCTCGCCGTACCGCGAGACCGAGGCGATGGCCGACGGCTCCGACGCGATCGCCGACTGGCCGCTGCTGAACGCGCTGGTCAACACGGCGTCCGGCGCGAGCTGGGTCTCGATCCACCACGGTGGCGGTGTCGGCATCGGCCGCTCCATCCACGCCGGTCAGGTCAGCGTCGCGGACGGCACGGAGCTGGCCGCGGCCAAGCTCGAGCGGGTGCTGACCAACGACCCGGGCATGGGCGTGATCCGGCACGTGGACGCCGGGTACGACCTCGCCGACCACGTGGCCCAGGAGCGGGGCGTGCGCGTCCCGATGCGCGAGGGGGTCTAGTTCGTGGCGGTCTGGTCGTGGGTGGCGGGCTCGTCGGAGATGTCCGCGACCCGCGCGTCCAGCGCCCGGATCGCGTCGTCGGCCTGGACGACGACCCCGACCCCGTGCGCGCCGGCACCGAGCGAGATCTCCTGTCCGACAACGGCTTCGTCGACGACCACGGGCCAGGCCCGGGTCGAGCCGAACGGCGTGATCGTGCCGCGCTCGTACCCGGTGACGGCGAGTGCGGTGTCGGCGTCCGGCATGGAGATGCGGTTGACGCCGAGCAGGGCGCGCAGCTTCGGCCAGGAGATCTCGCGGTCACCGGGGACCAGGACGAACAGGAAGTCGTCGTCCGCCCGGCGCACCACGATGGACTTCAGCAGGGCGCGTGGCGCGATGCCGCGGGCGGCGGCGGCCTCGGCCAGCGAGCGGACCCGCCCGTGCCGCACGACCCGGTACTCGATGCCGGCGGCGTCCAGCGCGGCCAGCGCCCGTTCCTCACTCATGCCTGTGCACCCTACGACCGCCGCCCCCCTCCCCGCGGTGATCATGCACGTTCGCCCCGGCGGGGTGGGCGAACGTGCATGATCACCGCGGAGGGATGCGGGGGTTGGGGCGAACGTGCATGATCACCGCGGAGTGCGGGAGGGTGGGTCGGTGAGCAGCCACGACGCGAGCAGCCAGCAGAGCTTCAGCCGGTGGTGGGCCGAGCTCGACCCGATCGGTCGTTCGCCGTCGGGCGGGTACCGGCGCTTCGCCTGGACGCGGCAGGACGCGACGCTGCGGGAGTGGTTCCGCGGCGCCGCGGGCGGCCTCGGTCTCGATGTCGTCACCGACCGCACGGGCAACGTGTGGGCGTGGTGGGGCGACCCGGACGCCGATGGCCCGGGCGTGGTGATCGGCAGCCACCTGGACTCGGTGCCGGAGGGTGGCGCGTTCGACGGTCCGCTGGGCGTGGTCTCGTCGCTCGCCGCCGTGGAAGCGTTGCAGCAGAGCGGCTTCACCCCGCGACACCCGATCGCGGTGGCCTGCTTCGGCGACGAGGAGGGCGCACGGTTCGGCATCGCGTGCGCCGGTTCCCGGCTGCTCACCGGCGCGCTGGACGCCGACCGGGCGCGCGCGCTGCGCGACGGTGACGGCACCACCATGGCCGAGGCGATGGCCGCGGCCGGGCACGACCCGCAGCACGTGGGTCGCGACGACGAGACCCTGCGCCGGGTCGGCATGTTCGTCGAGCTGCACGTCGAGCAGGGGCGTGGCCTGGTGGACGTCGACTCCGCCGTCGGCGTGGGCAGCGCGATCTGGCCGCACGGCCGGTGGCGCTTCGACCTCGCCGGACGCGCCGACCACGCGGGCACCACGCGCCTGGCCGACCGCACCGACCCGATGCTCGACCTCGCCGCGCTGATCCAGGCCGCGCGGGCCGCAGCCGAGCGCTACGACGCCGTGGCCACCGTCGGCAAGGTGAGCGTGAACCCCAACGGGGTCAACGCGATCCCGTCGTCGGTCTCCGCCTGGCTGGACGCCCGCGGCCCCGACGAGTCCGACGTCCGCTCCCTGGTTGCCGACCTGTCCGACGCGTACGGGCGTCCGGACGAGGAGTCGTGGACGCCGCGCACGCCGTTCCACCCGACCCTGTCCGCGAACGTGGTGCACGCCCTGGAGGAGCTCGGCGAGCCAGTCCCGGTGCTGGAGACGGGGGCGGGTCACGACGCCGGCGTGCTCAGCCAGACGGGCATCCCGACGTCCATGCTCTACGTCCGCAACCCCACGGGCGTCTCGCACTCCCCGCTCGAGCACGCCGAGGTCGACGACTGCCTGGCCGGGGTCGACGCGCTGACCCACGTGGTGCGAAGGCTGGCGCAGTGACGGACTGGTGGTGCGAGCAGGCCTGGCTGGACGACGCGCCCGTCGCGGGCGTCCGGGTGCGCGAGCAGGCGGGCGTCATCACCGCGGTCGAGCGCGGGGTCACCGCGGAGCCGGGTGACGAGCGGCTGACCGGACTGGTGCTCCCCGGCTTCGCGAACGCGCACTCGCACGCCTTCCACCGGGCCATGCGCGGCCGTACGCACGACGAGGGCGGCACGTTCTGGACCTGGCGGGAGCGGATGTACGCCGTCGCCGGGCAGCTCGACCCGGACTCCTACCTACGGCTGGCCCGGGCCACCTACGCCGAGATGGCCCTGGCCGGGGTGACCTGCGTCGGCGAGTTCCACTACCTGCACCACGGCCCCGGCGGCACGCCGTACGACGACCCCAACGCGATGGCCGAGGCGCTGCGCGAGGCCGCCCGGGACGCCGGCCTCCGGATCACCCTGCTCGACACCTGCTACCTCGCTGGTGGGCTGACGCCGGAGGGCCACACCCGTCCGGACCCGGTGCAGCAACGCTTCTCGGACGGGACGTCGTCGCGCTGGGCGGCGCGGGTCGCGGACCTGCGCGCGGACGACGTCCTGCGGGTCGGCACGGCGATCCACTCCGTGCGGGCGGTGCCGAAGATCGAGCTGGGCGAGGTCGCCGCGGCGTTCCCGGACGCACCGCTGCACGCGCACCTGTCCGAGCAGGTCGGCGAGAACCTGGCGGCGTTCGCGTTCTACGGGCTCGGCCCGACCGAGCTGATGGCATCGGCCGACGCGCTGGGGCCGCGCAGCACGATGGTGCACGCCACCGTGGCGCCGCACATGGAGCTGCTCGGCAGCACCGGGACCAACGTGTGCATCTGCCCGACGACCGAGCGAGACCTGGCGGACGGGATCGGTCCGGCCCGGCTGATGGCCGACCACGGCAGCCCCCTGTGCCTGGGCAGCGACCAGAACGCGGTCGTCGACCTGCTCGAGGAGGCGCGCGCGCTGGAGATGCACGAGCGGCTGTTCACGTTGGAGCGCGGGGTGTTCAGCCCCGCCGAACTGGTCGCGGCGCTGACCCACCAGGGGCATGCCGCGCTGGGCTGGCCGGAGGCCGGGCGGATCCAGGTCGGCGCCCCGGCGGACCTCGTCGCCGTCCGGCTCGACACCGTGCGGACGGCTGGAACCGCTGCGGCGCAAGCGGTCTACGCCGCGACCGCCAGTGACGTGCACGCGGTGGTGCAGGGCGGCCGGGTCGTCGTCCGCGACGGCGAGCACGTGCTCGGTGACGTCGGACGCCTGCTCGCCGAGGCCATCGAACCGCTGTGGGCGGGCGAACGTGCATGATCACCACAACCAACTCCGCGGTGATCATGCACGTTCGCCCCGACGCGAAGAGGGAGGGCGCATGAGCAGCGTGCTGGTCACCGGCATCGCCGAGCTGGTCACCAACGACCCGAGCGTGGGCGACGGCAGCCCGCTCGGCCTGGTCGAGCGCGCGGCACTCGTGCTGGACGCCGGACGGGTGGCCTGGGCCGGCCCGGCCGCGCAGGCACCGATCACCGACACCCACGTCGACCTCGGCGGCCGCGCGGTCGTGCCGGGTTTCGTGGACTCGCACAGCCACCTGGTGTTCGCCGGTGACCGGGCTCGCGAGTTCGAGGCTCGGATGACCGGCGCCCGCTACGACGGTGGCGGCATCGTCACCACCGTCGCCGCGACCCGGGCGGCCCCGGACGAGCTGCTGCTGGCTCGCACCCGCGCGCTGGTCGCCGAGATGCGCGCGCAGGGCACCACGACGGTCGAGGTCAAGAGCGGCTACGGCCTCACCGTCGCCGACGAGGCGCGCAGCCTGCGCATCGCCCGCGAGGTGACCGCCGAGACCACCTTCCTCGGCGCGCACGTGGTGCCCGCTGGCGCCGACCGCGACGAGTACGTCGCGCTGGTCACCGGCCGGATGCTCGAGGCCTGCGCGCCGCACGCCCGCTGGGTCGACGTGTTCTGCGAACCGGCCAGCGCGCACGCGTTCGACGGTGACGAGGCGCGCGCCGTGCTGCAGGCGGGGATCGCGGCCGGGCTGCTGCCCCGGGTGCACGGCAACCAGCTCTCGGCCGGGCCGGGCGTCCAGCTCGCCGTCGAGGTCGGCGCGGCCAGTGTCGACCACTGCACCTACCTGACCAGCGCGGACGTCGACGCGCTGGCCGCCGCCGCCCCGACGTCGGGCCGCGACGGCACCGTCGCGACCCTGCTGCCCGGCGTCGAGTTCTCCACGCGCTCGCCCTACCCGGACGCCCGAGCGCTGGTCGACGCCGGCGTCACGGTCGCGCTGGCCACGGACTGCAACCCCGGCACCTGCTACACGTCGTCCATCCCGCTGGTTGTGGCGCTCGCCGTCCGCGAGATGGGGATGTCGCCGGCCGAGGCGCTCTGGTCGGTGACCGCAGGGGGCGCGCAGGCTCTGCGGCGCGGCGACATCGGGCACCTCGGGGTCGGCGCGAAGGCCGATCTCACCGTGCTCGAGGCGCCGACGTACCGGCACCTGGCATACCGGCCGGGAGTTCCGATCGCCAAGGTTCTCGACGTCTGAGGGCGACGCGCCGATACTGACCGTCGTGCGAATCCATCCCACCACCCCGGGGGAGTACGACGACGTCATCGACCTGTCGCTGCGCTGCTGCCCGCAGTACACCCGCCCGCTCGTGGAGGGCCCGGTCAGGGATCCCTCGCTCAGCGAGGACCGGACCATGCTCACGGCATCAGCCGACGGGCGAGCGGTCGGCTTCGCGATCCAGCTCCACCTGGTGGGTACCCCAGCCGGCCAGTACGTGACTGTCGTCGTGGTGGATCCGGATCATCGCGGCCAGGGCCTGGGAGCCCGGCTGCATGCCGCGCTGGCGGACCAGCTGCCAGCGCAGGTCACGGCGGCGATGGCGCAGGTGGACGACGCGGACGAGCAGGCGCTGGCCGTGGCCCAGCACTGGGGCTACCAGGTGATGCAGCGTTCGATCACCTCACAGCTGGACCTCGTCGACCTGCCGGCCGTGGAGCTGCCGGAGGGCGTCACGGTGCAACCCAGCCCGAGACTGTCCTTCGACGACGAGGCGGCGGTCGAGGCCATGTACGACGCCAGCCAGACGAATCCTGAACGTGAGCACGCCGGGGTGTCCACGCTCGCGACCTTGCGGGCGTACGCCTCGGCCGAGGGCGCGGAACGGCCGGTGGCCGTGGTCGTGCGCGATCACGGGCGACCGGTGGCGCTGTCGTACGGGATCGTCCACGGCGACGTCGCGCAGGTGGTGTACACCGGCGTCGATCCCGCCCACCGAGGCCGGGCGCTGGGTGCCCTGGCGAAGGCCTGCCTGCACGCGCAGGCCGCCGCGGTGGGGGCGACGGTCGCGATCACGAACAACGAGGAGCACAACGTCGGGATCCGGCACGTCAACGACACCCTGGGCTACCGCCGGACCAGCGGTGTGTACTGGCTGCGCAAGGACTTCCCCGTCAGCTCGTGACGGGAGCGCGACAGCGACTGGATCACCTGTGTGACAGTCCGAGCGCGGCGTCCCCCTGATGCGCTCATCGAGTGCGTCGCCGACCACACTGCCGACCTCCCGCCCGGCCGGCGTGGGGATGAGAGCTCAGAGCGGCCCAAGCTCCAGCTGGACCGTCCGGCCCGAGTACTCCCACACCGCTGCGCGCAGTGCGGACTCACTGATGAGCAAAGGCTGCGAAGGGCGTGACCACCCGGTGGCGACCCAGCTCGCTACCGGCAGTACCGGCAGTGCCTCAACAAGGAGCTCGGTCGGCGCATCTGCGCGGGGTTGCAGAACGAGCAGCCGAACGGGATTGCTCGGAGCGTTCACCAGGGCGATGCGTGACACTGCTGGCCAGGGCAGTCGCAGGACCTCCAGACCGTCGTCCACGGTGATACCAGATTGGTCCAGGTGGAGAGCGCAGTACGGCCTGCGCGCACGCCAAATGCGACGGGACACCGACGTGATCGGGGCGCCTGCCTTCCACAGCACGTACACCCCAACGCCGGCGACCCCGGCACCGAGCAGCCCCACCGCGGTGATCCCTTCCTCGCGCGGGGCGCCAAAGGCAACCCAGAGCCCCAGCACGGCCGCGGCAGCACCGAAGAGCGGCAGGGTGAGACCTTGGGCCAACAACGTGCGGAGTGCACGACGCTCGGTCACGGGGGCGATGGCGACGCTGAGCGCCTGATCAATCACGGCGCAAGCGTAGGGGCTGGGGCGGCCCTCTCGGCGACGGTCGGGCAGGTTCTGCGGGACAGTGTCTGCATGAGCGAGCAGCCGCACTACCGCCGTCCGGGATGGTTCACCCGCAACGTCGCGAACAGGCTCGTCGCGGGGCTGACCAGCCTCGGGATCAGCGTGATGGGCAGCCGCGTCCTCGAGGTCCGCGGGCGCAAGAGCGGCCTCCCGCGCCAGGTCCCGGTCAACCTGCTGAGCCTGGACGGCAGCGAGTACCTGGTGTCCGCCCGGGGCAACGGCGAGTGGGTGCGCAACGTGCGCGCCGCGGACGGCGCGCTCGTCCTGCTGCTCGGCAAGCGGCGACAGCCGCGGGTCGCCACCGAGGTACCGGACGTCGACAAGGTGCCGATCCTGCGCGCCTACCTGAAGCGGTGGAAGGCGGAGGTGGGCGCGTTCTTCGACGGCGTCAGCGCGGACTCCACGGACGAGCAGATCGCCGCGATCGCCGCCAAGCACCCGGTCTTCCTGCTGGCGCCGGCGGCCTAGCCGACCTCTTCGAGCTTCGGCGGCAGGTGTCCGGTGGAGTGCCGGTAGTAGGCGGCGGCCTGGCGCGCCGCGAGCATCCGCGCCACCCCGATCAGGGCCCCGCTCGCCGCGGCCCAGCCGACGGCCTCGGCCCAGCTGGTGTCGGGGTGCTCAGGGTTCGCCGGCGGCTCGCCGCCGGTGGCCGCCTTCCACCCGGCGTTGAGGATCTTCTTCGCCGCGATGCCGGAGACGATCGCCGCCGCACTGCCCATGATCTTCCAGCTCGCTGCGCCCATGCCCCCCAGCCTGCCTCAGAGGAGGCCCGCGAGCCACCCAACGGTTGCGATGACCGGTGGCCCGACCAGCGGCGCGGTGATCGCGACGAGGCCGGCGACCACCAGCAGCGCCAGCGCGCGAGCGATCACGGAGGGCCGGCCGGTGCGTGGCCCGCGCATCATCCGCAGCAGCATGCGCCGAGTGTGCCACCCGGACCGCCCCGGGTGTACGTTGAACGGACACGACAGGGGAGCGCCGTAAGGCGCTGAGAGTGCGGTCAGCCCGCAGACCCTCGAACCTGCTCCGGTTAGCACCGGCGAAGGGAGTCGAGCTTCTCGCCGGTCGTCGTCGACCCGTGGCAGCCGCCACGACGCCGGCGGCGCCCGGTCCCCCTCCAACCAGGAGGGATCCACGCATGACCGCACCATCGAAGGTGGTCCAGCTCCCGACGTCCGACCGGACGCCGCGCACGCCACCGCGCATCGCCTGGGCCGTCGCCGCGGTCGGGGTCGTCCTCGGCCTGGCCATCTGGCTGATCGGGTTGCCGGACGACGTCACCTGGTTCGGCAGCACAATGTCCGACCTCTCGCTGCCGGCCGGGCTCATCGTCGCCCTGCTGTTCGGGTGGATCGGCTTCTCGCTGGCCAGCGCCCGCGCGTCCTGGCGGGTCGTCGACCTCGTCGTCGCGGGCGTTCTCGGCGTGGCGGGTGGCCTGCTGTTCGCCGTCTGGAACGCCAACTACGCCGTCATCTCCGGCCCGCTCGGCGCCACCCCGGCGATCGCGCTGCTCGGCGGCGCCTGGCTGCTGCCCGGGGTGCTCGGCGCCCTGGTCATCCGTCGACCCGGCGCGGCGGTCCTGGTCGAGGTCGTCGCGGCCGTCGTCGAGGGGCTGATCGGCAGCCAGTGGGGCTTCACGGTCGTCTGGTACGGCCTGCTCGAGGGCCTCGGTGCGGAGATCGTCTTCGCGCTGCTGCTCTACCGGCGTTTCGGGCTGCCGACCGCGATGCTGTCGGGTGCCGTCGCCGGGCTGATCATCGCGCCGGTCGACCTGGTGCTCTCGTACGCCGCGCAGACGGCCGGCTGGAAGCTCGGCTACGTCGTCTGCCTGGTCATCTCGGGTGCCGTGCTGGCCGGCGTCGGGGCGTGGGCGATCACCCGCGGGCTGGCCCGCACCGGTGCGCTCGCCCCGCTGGCGTCCGGGCGCTCGGCCAGGCGTGTCTGAGTCGATGACCGCGCGACAGCTGCCGGCCGTGGGCCTTCGGGCCCGCGGCTGGGGCTGGCGGCACGCCGGGCGGTTGGCCTGGGCGGTCCGCGACCTCGACCTGGACGTCGCCCCCGGCGAGGCCGTGCTGCTGCTCGGGGCGAGCGGGGCCGGCAAGTCGACGTTCCTGGCCGGCTGTGCCGGGTTGCTCGGTGAGCCCGGCGCGCGCTCGGCCGACGGGGTCGCGGTGCACGAGAACGGCGGCGAGTCCACCGGTTCGCTGACACTCGACGGCGTCCCGGCGGCGACCTCGCGGCTGTCCGGTGCGGTGCGGGCCGGCCTGCTGCTGCAGGACCCGGACGCGCAGACGGTGCTGGCCCGGTGCGGTGACGACGTCGCGTTCGGGTTGGAGAACCTCGGCGTGCCGCGCGAGCAGATCTGGCCGCGGGTCGACGAGGCCCTGCGCTCCGTCGGCTTCCGCTACGGCCGCGCGCACCCGACGTCCGACCTGTCCGGCGGCGAGCGGCAGCGGCTCGCGCTCGCCGGGGTGCTCGCGATGCGCCCGGGACTGCTGCTGCTCGACGAGCCGACGGCGATGCTCGACCCGGACGGCTCGCGCCTGCTCCGCGACACCGTGCGCGACGTGCTGGCCGTCTCGGGCGCGACCTGCCTGATCGTCGAGCACCGGGTGCAGC
The window above is part of the Angustibacter luteus genome. Proteins encoded here:
- a CDS encoding YbaK/EbsC family protein, which encodes MSEERALAALDAAGIEYRVVRHGRVRSLAEAAAARGIAPRALLKSIVVRRADDDFLFVLVPGDREISWPKLRALLGVNRISMPDADTALAVTGYERGTITPFGSTRAWPVVVDEAVVGQEISLGAGAHGVGVVVQADDAIRALDARVADISDEPATHDQTATN
- a CDS encoding allantoate amidohydrolase; protein product: MSSHDASSQQSFSRWWAELDPIGRSPSGGYRRFAWTRQDATLREWFRGAAGGLGLDVVTDRTGNVWAWWGDPDADGPGVVIGSHLDSVPEGGAFDGPLGVVSSLAAVEALQQSGFTPRHPIAVACFGDEEGARFGIACAGSRLLTGALDADRARALRDGDGTTMAEAMAAAGHDPQHVGRDDETLRRVGMFVELHVEQGRGLVDVDSAVGVGSAIWPHGRWRFDLAGRADHAGTTRLADRTDPMLDLAALIQAARAAAERYDAVATVGKVSVNPNGVNAIPSSVSAWLDARGPDESDVRSLVADLSDAYGRPDEESWTPRTPFHPTLSANVVHALEELGEPVPVLETGAGHDAGVLSQTGIPTSMLYVRNPTGVSHSPLEHAEVDDCLAGVDALTHVVRRLAQ
- a CDS encoding formimidoylglutamate deiminase — encoded protein: MTDWWCEQAWLDDAPVAGVRVREQAGVITAVERGVTAEPGDERLTGLVLPGFANAHSHAFHRAMRGRTHDEGGTFWTWRERMYAVAGQLDPDSYLRLARATYAEMALAGVTCVGEFHYLHHGPGGTPYDDPNAMAEALREAARDAGLRITLLDTCYLAGGLTPEGHTRPDPVQQRFSDGTSSRWAARVADLRADDVLRVGTAIHSVRAVPKIELGEVAAAFPDAPLHAHLSEQVGENLAAFAFYGLGPTELMASADALGPRSTMVHATVAPHMELLGSTGTNVCICPTTERDLADGIGPARLMADHGSPLCLGSDQNAVVDLLEEARALEMHERLFTLERGVFSPAELVAALTHQGHAALGWPEAGRIQVGAPADLVAVRLDTVRTAGTAAAQAVYAATASDVHAVVQGGRVVVRDGEHVLGDVGRLLAEAIEPLWAGERA
- the hutI gene encoding imidazolonepropionase, which produces MSSVLVTGIAELVTNDPSVGDGSPLGLVERAALVLDAGRVAWAGPAAQAPITDTHVDLGGRAVVPGFVDSHSHLVFAGDRAREFEARMTGARYDGGGIVTTVAATRAAPDELLLARTRALVAEMRAQGTTTVEVKSGYGLTVADEARSLRIAREVTAETTFLGAHVVPAGADRDEYVALVTGRMLEACAPHARWVDVFCEPASAHAFDGDEARAVLQAGIAAGLLPRVHGNQLSAGPGVQLAVEVGAASVDHCTYLTSADVDALAAAAPTSGRDGTVATLLPGVEFSTRSPYPDARALVDAGVTVALATDCNPGTCYTSSIPLVVALAVREMGMSPAEALWSVTAGGAQALRRGDIGHLGVGAKADLTVLEAPTYRHLAYRPGVPIAKVLDV
- a CDS encoding GNAT family N-acetyltransferase, yielding MRIHPTTPGEYDDVIDLSLRCCPQYTRPLVEGPVRDPSLSEDRTMLTASADGRAVGFAIQLHLVGTPAGQYVTVVVVDPDHRGQGLGARLHAALADQLPAQVTAAMAQVDDADEQALAVAQHWGYQVMQRSITSQLDLVDLPAVELPEGVTVQPSPRLSFDDEAAVEAMYDASQTNPEREHAGVSTLATLRAYASAEGAERPVAVVVRDHGRPVALSYGIVHGDVAQVVYTGVDPAHRGRALGALAKACLHAQAAAVGATVAITNNEEHNVGIRHVNDTLGYRRTSGVYWLRKDFPVSS
- a CDS encoding nitroreductase/quinone reductase family protein, with the translated sequence MSEQPHYRRPGWFTRNVANRLVAGLTSLGISVMGSRVLEVRGRKSGLPRQVPVNLLSLDGSEYLVSARGNGEWVRNVRAADGALVLLLGKRRQPRVATEVPDVDKVPILRAYLKRWKAEVGAFFDGVSADSTDEQIAAIAAKHPVFLLAPAA
- a CDS encoding DUF4235 domain-containing protein, producing the protein MGAASWKIMGSAAAIVSGIAAKKILNAGWKAATGGEPPANPEHPDTSWAEAVGWAAASGALIGVARMLAARQAAAYYRHSTGHLPPKLEEVG
- a CDS encoding ECF transporter S component, whose protein sequence is MTAPSKVVQLPTSDRTPRTPPRIAWAVAAVGVVLGLAIWLIGLPDDVTWFGSTMSDLSLPAGLIVALLFGWIGFSLASARASWRVVDLVVAGVLGVAGGLLFAVWNANYAVISGPLGATPAIALLGGAWLLPGVLGALVIRRPGAAVLVEVVAAVVEGLIGSQWGFTVVWYGLLEGLGAEIVFALLLYRRFGLPTAMLSGAVAGLIIAPVDLVLSYAAQTAGWKLGYVVCLVISGAVLAGVGAWAITRGLARTGALAPLASGRSARRV